One genomic segment of Myotis daubentonii chromosome 14, mMyoDau2.1, whole genome shotgun sequence includes these proteins:
- the DHX30 gene encoding ATP-dependent RNA helicase DHX30 isoform X2 → MFSLDSFRKDRAQHRQRQCKLPPPRLPPMCVNPAPGGTTCRASRDLLKEFPQPKNLLNSVIGRALGISHAKDKLVYVHTNGPKKKKVTLHIKWPKSVEVEGYGSKKIDAERQAAAAACQLFKGWGLLGPRNELFDAAKYRVLADRFGSPADSWWRPEPAVPPTSWRQLNPESIRPGGPGGLSRSLGREEEEEEEEELEEGTIDVTDFLSLTQQDTPLRGGSLEMTDDDSAIRALTQFPLPKNLLAKVIQIATSSSTAKNLMQFHTVGTKTKLATLTLLWPCPMTFVAKGRRKAEAENKAAALACKKLKSLGLVDRNNEPLTHAMYNLASLRELGETQRRPCTIQVPEPILRKIEAFLNQCPVDHAWVSPELRLQSDDILPLGKDAGPLSDPITGKPYLPLSEAEEARLSQSLLELWRRRGPVWQEAPQLPVDPHRDTILGAIEQHPVVVISGDTGCGKTTRIPQLLLERYVTEGRGARCNVIVTQPRRISAVSVAQRVGHELGPALRRSVGFQVRLESKPPARGGALLFCTVGILLRKLQSNPSLEGVSHVIVDEVHERDVNTDFLLILLKGLRRLNPGLRLVLMSATGDNERFSRYFGGCPVVKVPGFMFPVQEHYLEDILARLGKQPPPHRRHHESEDECALDLDLVTDLVLHIDARGEPGGILCFLPGWQEIKGVQQRLQEALGLHESKYLILPVHSNIPMMDQKAIFQQPPAGVRKIVLATNIAETSITINDIVHVVDSGLHKEERYDLKTKVSCLETVWVSRANVIQRRGRAGRCQSGFAYHLFPRSRLEKMVPFQVPEILRTPLENLVLQAKIHMPEKTAVEFLSKAVDSPNIKAVDEAVILLQEIGVLDQREYLTTLGQRLAHISTDPRLAKAIVLAAIFRCLHPLLVVVSCLTRDPFSSSLQNRAEVDKVKALLSHDSGSDHLAFVRAVAGWEEVLRWQDRSSRENYLEENLLYAPSLRFIHGLIKQFSENIYEAFLVGKPSDCTLASAQCNEYSEEEELVKGVLMAGLYPNLIQVRQGKVTRQGKFKPNSVTYRTKSGNILLHKSTINREATRLRSRWLTYFMAVKSNGSVFVRDSSQVHPLAVLLLTDGDVHIRDDGRRATISLSDSDLLRLEGDSRTVRLLRDLRRALGRMVERSLRSELAALPLEVQQEHGQLLALLVELLRGPCGSFDVRKAADD, encoded by the exons ATGTTCAGCCTGGACTCATTCAGAAAAG atcGGGCCCAGCACAGGCAACGTCAGTGcaaactccccccaccccgcctcccacccATGTGTGTCAACCCTGCCCCCGGAGGGACCACCTGTCGAG CTTCCAGGGACCTGTTGAAAGAGTTCCCGCAGCCCAAGAACCTCCTCAACAGCGTGATCGGAAGAGCCCTGGGCATCTCCCACGCGAAAGACAAGCTCGTCTACGTGCACACGAACGGGCCCAAGAAAAAG aaAGTCACCCTCCACATCAAGTGGCCCAAGAGCGTGGAGGTGGAAGGCTATGGCAGCAAGAAGATCGACGCCGAGCGGCAggctgccgccgccgcctgccAGCTGTTCAAG ggctggggcctgcTGGGCCCCCGGAACGAGCTGTTTGATGCCGCCAAGTACCGTGTGCTGGCCGACCGCTTCGGCTCCCCGGCCGACAGCTGGTGGCGCCCAGAGCCCGCCGTGCCGCCCACTTCCTGGCGGCAGCTGAATCCCGAGAGCATCCGGCCAGGGGGGCCTGGCGGCCTGTCCCGCTCCTTGGGccgagaggaagaggaggaggaggaggaagagctagAAGAGGGGACCATCGACGTCACTGACTTTCTGTCCCTGACCCAGCAGGACACCCCACTCAG GGGGGGTTCCCTTGAAATGACAGACGATGACAGTGCTATCAGGGCTCTGACCCAGTTTCCGCTTCCCAAGAACCTTCTGGCCAAGGTGATCCAGATCGCGACCTCGTCCTCCACGGCTAAG AACCTCATGCAGTTTCACACCGTGGGCACCAAGACCAAGCTGGCCACCCTCACgctgctctggccctgccccATGACCTTCGTGGCCAAAGGCCGCCGCAAGGCGGAGGCTGAGAACAAGGCGGCGGCCTTGGCCTGCAAGAAGCTGAAG AGCCTGGGCCTGGTGGACCGGAACAACGAGCCCCTCACCCACGCCATGTACAACCTGGCCTCCTTGCGTGAGTTGGGCGAGACCCAGCGCCGGCCGTGTACCATCCAGGTGCCTGAGCCCATTCTCCGCAAGATCGAGGCCTTTCTGAACCAG TGCCCTGTGGACCACGCGTGGGTCTCCCCGGAGCTGCGGCTGCAGAGCGATGACATCCTGCCCTTGGGCAAGGACGCGGGGCCCCTGAGTGACCCCATCACCGGCAAGCCCTACCTGCCCCTGTCCGAGGCGGAGGAGGCGCGGCTGAGCCAGAGCCTGCTGGAGCTGTGGCGGCGGCGAGGGCCCGTCTGGCAGGAGGCCCCGCAGCTGCCCGTGGACCCGCATCGGGACACCATCCTCGGCGCCATCGAGCAGCACCCGGTGGTCGTCATCTCGGGGGACACGGGCTGCGGGAAGACCACGCGCATCCCCCAGCTGCTGCTGGAGCGCTACGTGACGGAGGGCCGCGGCGCCCGCTGCAACGTCATCGTCACCCAGCCGCGCCGCATCTCGGCCGTGTCGGTGGCGCAGCGCGTCGGCCACGAGCTGGGCCCCGCCCTGCGCCGGAGCGTGGGCTTCCAGGTGCGGCTGGAGAGCAAGCcgccggcgcggggcggggccctGCTCTTCTGCACCGTGGGCATCCTGCTGCGCAAGCTGCAGAGCAACCCCAGCCTGGAGGGCGTGAGCCACGTCATCGTGGACGAGGTGCACGAGCGAGACGTGAACACGGACTTCCTGCTGATCCTGCTCAAGGGCCTGCGGCGCCTCAACCCGGGGCTGCGGCTGGTGCTCATGAGCGCCACCGGCGACAACGAGCGCTTCTCCCGCTACTTCGGGGGCTGCCCCGTCGTCAAGGTGCCCGGCTTCATGTTCCCCGTCCAGGAGCACTACCTGGAGGACATCCTGGCCCGGCTGGGGAAGCAGCCGCCCCCGCACCGGCGGCACCACGAG tcTGAGGATGAATGTGCGCTCGACTTGGACCTCGTGACCGACCTGGTTCTGCACATCGATGCCCGTGGGGAGCCAG GTGGGATCCTCTGCTTCCTGCCGGGCTGGCAGGAGATCAAAGGGGTGCAGCAGCGCCTGCAGGAGGCCCTGGGCCTGCACGAGAGCAAGTACCTCATCCTGCCAG TGCACTCCAACATCCCCATGATGGACCAGAAGGCCATCTTCCAGCAGCCGCCCGCCGGGGTGCGCAAGATCGTCCTGGCCACCAACATCGCCGAGACCTCCATCACCATCAACGACATTGTGCACGTGGTGGACAGCGGTCTGCACAAGGAGGAGCGCTACGACCTGAAGACCAAG gtgtccTGCCTGGAGACGGTGTGGGTGTCACGAGCCAATGTGATCCAGCgccggggccgggccggccgCTGCCAGTCCGGCTTCGCTTACCACCTGTTCCCGCGGAGCCGGCTGGAGAAGATGGTCCCGTTCCAAGTGCCGGAGATCCTGCGCACGCCCCTCGAGAACCTGGTGCTGCAGGCCAAGATCCACATGCCCGAGAAGACG GCGGTGGAGTTCCTCTCCAAGGCCGTGGACAGCCCCAACATCAAGGCGGTGGACGAGGCTGTGATCTTGCTCCAGGAGATCG GGGTGCTGGACCAGCGGGAGTACCTGACCACCCTGGGGCAGCGCCTGGCCCACATCTCCACGGACCCCCGGCTGGCCAAGGCCATCGTGCTGGCCGCCATCTTCCGGTGCCTGCACCCGCTGCTCGTGGTGGTTTCCTGCCTCACCCGGGACCCCTTCAGCAGCAGCCTGCAGAACCGCGCCGAGGTGGACAAG gtgaAGGCCCTGCTGAGCCACGACAGCGGCAGCGACCACCTGGCCTTCGTGCGGGCGGTGGCCGGCTGGGAGGAGGTGTTGCGCTGGCAGGACCGCAGCTCCCGCGAGAACTACCTGGAGGAGAACCTGCTCTACGCGCCCAGCCTGCGCTTCATCCACG GACTCATCAAGCAGTTCTCCGAGAACATTTACGAGGCTTTCCTGGTGGGGAAACCCTCGGACTGCACCCTGGCCTCCGCCCAGTGCAACGAGTAcagcgaggaggaggagctggtgaAGGGCGTGCTGATGGCGGGCCTCTACCCCAACCTCATCCAG GTGCGGCAGGGCAAGGTGACCCGGCAGGGCAAGTTCAAGCCCAACAGTGTCACGTACAGGACCAAATCCGGCAACATCTTGCTGCACAAGTCGACCATCAACAG GGAGGCCACGCGGCTGCGGAGCCGATGGCTGACGTACTTCATGGCCGTCAAGTCCAACGGCAGCGTCTTTGTCCGGGACTCGTCCCAGGTGCACCCCCTCGCCGTGCTGCTCCTGACCGACGGGGACGTCCACATCCGCG ATGACGGGCGCCGGGCCACCATCTCGCTCAGCGACAGCGACCTGCTGAGGCTGGAGGGCGACTCGCGCACGGTGCGGCTGCTGCGGGACCTGCGCCGGGCCCTGGGCCGCATGGTGGAGCGGAGCCTGCGCAGCGAGCTGGCCGCGCTGCCCCTCGAGGTGCAGCAGGAGCAcgggcagctgctggccctgctggTGGAGCTGCTGCGGGGGCCCTGCGGCAGCTTCGACGTGCGCAAGGCGGCCGACGACTGA
- the DHX30 gene encoding ATP-dependent RNA helicase DHX30 isoform X1, whose translation MAAAGRLVALATRVSPRLRPAGPRAPSGWRAGRQGRARGFSSGPDPAQEAAEAEAGAAPGGDGMGHASRDLLKEFPQPKNLLNSVIGRALGISHAKDKLVYVHTNGPKKKKVTLHIKWPKSVEVEGYGSKKIDAERQAAAAACQLFKGWGLLGPRNELFDAAKYRVLADRFGSPADSWWRPEPAVPPTSWRQLNPESIRPGGPGGLSRSLGREEEEEEEEELEEGTIDVTDFLSLTQQDTPLRGGSLEMTDDDSAIRALTQFPLPKNLLAKVIQIATSSSTAKNLMQFHTVGTKTKLATLTLLWPCPMTFVAKGRRKAEAENKAAALACKKLKSLGLVDRNNEPLTHAMYNLASLRELGETQRRPCTIQVPEPILRKIEAFLNQCPVDHAWVSPELRLQSDDILPLGKDAGPLSDPITGKPYLPLSEAEEARLSQSLLELWRRRGPVWQEAPQLPVDPHRDTILGAIEQHPVVVISGDTGCGKTTRIPQLLLERYVTEGRGARCNVIVTQPRRISAVSVAQRVGHELGPALRRSVGFQVRLESKPPARGGALLFCTVGILLRKLQSNPSLEGVSHVIVDEVHERDVNTDFLLILLKGLRRLNPGLRLVLMSATGDNERFSRYFGGCPVVKVPGFMFPVQEHYLEDILARLGKQPPPHRRHHESEDECALDLDLVTDLVLHIDARGEPGGILCFLPGWQEIKGVQQRLQEALGLHESKYLILPVHSNIPMMDQKAIFQQPPAGVRKIVLATNIAETSITINDIVHVVDSGLHKEERYDLKTKVSCLETVWVSRANVIQRRGRAGRCQSGFAYHLFPRSRLEKMVPFQVPEILRTPLENLVLQAKIHMPEKTAVEFLSKAVDSPNIKAVDEAVILLQEIGVLDQREYLTTLGQRLAHISTDPRLAKAIVLAAIFRCLHPLLVVVSCLTRDPFSSSLQNRAEVDKVKALLSHDSGSDHLAFVRAVAGWEEVLRWQDRSSRENYLEENLLYAPSLRFIHGLIKQFSENIYEAFLVGKPSDCTLASAQCNEYSEEEELVKGVLMAGLYPNLIQVRQGKVTRQGKFKPNSVTYRTKSGNILLHKSTINREATRLRSRWLTYFMAVKSNGSVFVRDSSQVHPLAVLLLTDGDVHIRDDGRRATISLSDSDLLRLEGDSRTVRLLRDLRRALGRMVERSLRSELAALPLEVQQEHGQLLALLVELLRGPCGSFDVRKAADD comes from the exons ATGGCGGCCGCCGGGAGGCTCGTGGCCCTGGCCACCCGCGTCTCCCCGCGCCTGCGGCCCGCAGGTCCCCGCGCCCCGAGCGGCTGGAGGGCCGGGCGGCAGGGGCGCGCGCGCGGCTTCTCGTCGGGCCCCGACCCCGCGCAGGAGGCGGCCGAGGCCGAGGCAGGGGCGGCGCCCGGCGGGGACGGCATGGGCCACG CTTCCAGGGACCTGTTGAAAGAGTTCCCGCAGCCCAAGAACCTCCTCAACAGCGTGATCGGAAGAGCCCTGGGCATCTCCCACGCGAAAGACAAGCTCGTCTACGTGCACACGAACGGGCCCAAGAAAAAG aaAGTCACCCTCCACATCAAGTGGCCCAAGAGCGTGGAGGTGGAAGGCTATGGCAGCAAGAAGATCGACGCCGAGCGGCAggctgccgccgccgcctgccAGCTGTTCAAG ggctggggcctgcTGGGCCCCCGGAACGAGCTGTTTGATGCCGCCAAGTACCGTGTGCTGGCCGACCGCTTCGGCTCCCCGGCCGACAGCTGGTGGCGCCCAGAGCCCGCCGTGCCGCCCACTTCCTGGCGGCAGCTGAATCCCGAGAGCATCCGGCCAGGGGGGCCTGGCGGCCTGTCCCGCTCCTTGGGccgagaggaagaggaggaggaggaggaagagctagAAGAGGGGACCATCGACGTCACTGACTTTCTGTCCCTGACCCAGCAGGACACCCCACTCAG GGGGGGTTCCCTTGAAATGACAGACGATGACAGTGCTATCAGGGCTCTGACCCAGTTTCCGCTTCCCAAGAACCTTCTGGCCAAGGTGATCCAGATCGCGACCTCGTCCTCCACGGCTAAG AACCTCATGCAGTTTCACACCGTGGGCACCAAGACCAAGCTGGCCACCCTCACgctgctctggccctgccccATGACCTTCGTGGCCAAAGGCCGCCGCAAGGCGGAGGCTGAGAACAAGGCGGCGGCCTTGGCCTGCAAGAAGCTGAAG AGCCTGGGCCTGGTGGACCGGAACAACGAGCCCCTCACCCACGCCATGTACAACCTGGCCTCCTTGCGTGAGTTGGGCGAGACCCAGCGCCGGCCGTGTACCATCCAGGTGCCTGAGCCCATTCTCCGCAAGATCGAGGCCTTTCTGAACCAG TGCCCTGTGGACCACGCGTGGGTCTCCCCGGAGCTGCGGCTGCAGAGCGATGACATCCTGCCCTTGGGCAAGGACGCGGGGCCCCTGAGTGACCCCATCACCGGCAAGCCCTACCTGCCCCTGTCCGAGGCGGAGGAGGCGCGGCTGAGCCAGAGCCTGCTGGAGCTGTGGCGGCGGCGAGGGCCCGTCTGGCAGGAGGCCCCGCAGCTGCCCGTGGACCCGCATCGGGACACCATCCTCGGCGCCATCGAGCAGCACCCGGTGGTCGTCATCTCGGGGGACACGGGCTGCGGGAAGACCACGCGCATCCCCCAGCTGCTGCTGGAGCGCTACGTGACGGAGGGCCGCGGCGCCCGCTGCAACGTCATCGTCACCCAGCCGCGCCGCATCTCGGCCGTGTCGGTGGCGCAGCGCGTCGGCCACGAGCTGGGCCCCGCCCTGCGCCGGAGCGTGGGCTTCCAGGTGCGGCTGGAGAGCAAGCcgccggcgcggggcggggccctGCTCTTCTGCACCGTGGGCATCCTGCTGCGCAAGCTGCAGAGCAACCCCAGCCTGGAGGGCGTGAGCCACGTCATCGTGGACGAGGTGCACGAGCGAGACGTGAACACGGACTTCCTGCTGATCCTGCTCAAGGGCCTGCGGCGCCTCAACCCGGGGCTGCGGCTGGTGCTCATGAGCGCCACCGGCGACAACGAGCGCTTCTCCCGCTACTTCGGGGGCTGCCCCGTCGTCAAGGTGCCCGGCTTCATGTTCCCCGTCCAGGAGCACTACCTGGAGGACATCCTGGCCCGGCTGGGGAAGCAGCCGCCCCCGCACCGGCGGCACCACGAG tcTGAGGATGAATGTGCGCTCGACTTGGACCTCGTGACCGACCTGGTTCTGCACATCGATGCCCGTGGGGAGCCAG GTGGGATCCTCTGCTTCCTGCCGGGCTGGCAGGAGATCAAAGGGGTGCAGCAGCGCCTGCAGGAGGCCCTGGGCCTGCACGAGAGCAAGTACCTCATCCTGCCAG TGCACTCCAACATCCCCATGATGGACCAGAAGGCCATCTTCCAGCAGCCGCCCGCCGGGGTGCGCAAGATCGTCCTGGCCACCAACATCGCCGAGACCTCCATCACCATCAACGACATTGTGCACGTGGTGGACAGCGGTCTGCACAAGGAGGAGCGCTACGACCTGAAGACCAAG gtgtccTGCCTGGAGACGGTGTGGGTGTCACGAGCCAATGTGATCCAGCgccggggccgggccggccgCTGCCAGTCCGGCTTCGCTTACCACCTGTTCCCGCGGAGCCGGCTGGAGAAGATGGTCCCGTTCCAAGTGCCGGAGATCCTGCGCACGCCCCTCGAGAACCTGGTGCTGCAGGCCAAGATCCACATGCCCGAGAAGACG GCGGTGGAGTTCCTCTCCAAGGCCGTGGACAGCCCCAACATCAAGGCGGTGGACGAGGCTGTGATCTTGCTCCAGGAGATCG GGGTGCTGGACCAGCGGGAGTACCTGACCACCCTGGGGCAGCGCCTGGCCCACATCTCCACGGACCCCCGGCTGGCCAAGGCCATCGTGCTGGCCGCCATCTTCCGGTGCCTGCACCCGCTGCTCGTGGTGGTTTCCTGCCTCACCCGGGACCCCTTCAGCAGCAGCCTGCAGAACCGCGCCGAGGTGGACAAG gtgaAGGCCCTGCTGAGCCACGACAGCGGCAGCGACCACCTGGCCTTCGTGCGGGCGGTGGCCGGCTGGGAGGAGGTGTTGCGCTGGCAGGACCGCAGCTCCCGCGAGAACTACCTGGAGGAGAACCTGCTCTACGCGCCCAGCCTGCGCTTCATCCACG GACTCATCAAGCAGTTCTCCGAGAACATTTACGAGGCTTTCCTGGTGGGGAAACCCTCGGACTGCACCCTGGCCTCCGCCCAGTGCAACGAGTAcagcgaggaggaggagctggtgaAGGGCGTGCTGATGGCGGGCCTCTACCCCAACCTCATCCAG GTGCGGCAGGGCAAGGTGACCCGGCAGGGCAAGTTCAAGCCCAACAGTGTCACGTACAGGACCAAATCCGGCAACATCTTGCTGCACAAGTCGACCATCAACAG GGAGGCCACGCGGCTGCGGAGCCGATGGCTGACGTACTTCATGGCCGTCAAGTCCAACGGCAGCGTCTTTGTCCGGGACTCGTCCCAGGTGCACCCCCTCGCCGTGCTGCTCCTGACCGACGGGGACGTCCACATCCGCG ATGACGGGCGCCGGGCCACCATCTCGCTCAGCGACAGCGACCTGCTGAGGCTGGAGGGCGACTCGCGCACGGTGCGGCTGCTGCGGGACCTGCGCCGGGCCCTGGGCCGCATGGTGGAGCGGAGCCTGCGCAGCGAGCTGGCCGCGCTGCCCCTCGAGGTGCAGCAGGAGCAcgggcagctgctggccctgctggTGGAGCTGCTGCGGGGGCCCTGCGGCAGCTTCGACGTGCGCAAGGCGGCCGACGACTGA
- the DHX30 gene encoding ATP-dependent RNA helicase DHX30 isoform X3, protein MAASRDLLKEFPQPKNLLNSVIGRALGISHAKDKLVYVHTNGPKKKKVTLHIKWPKSVEVEGYGSKKIDAERQAAAAACQLFKGWGLLGPRNELFDAAKYRVLADRFGSPADSWWRPEPAVPPTSWRQLNPESIRPGGPGGLSRSLGREEEEEEEEELEEGTIDVTDFLSLTQQDTPLRGGSLEMTDDDSAIRALTQFPLPKNLLAKVIQIATSSSTAKNLMQFHTVGTKTKLATLTLLWPCPMTFVAKGRRKAEAENKAAALACKKLKSLGLVDRNNEPLTHAMYNLASLRELGETQRRPCTIQVPEPILRKIEAFLNQCPVDHAWVSPELRLQSDDILPLGKDAGPLSDPITGKPYLPLSEAEEARLSQSLLELWRRRGPVWQEAPQLPVDPHRDTILGAIEQHPVVVISGDTGCGKTTRIPQLLLERYVTEGRGARCNVIVTQPRRISAVSVAQRVGHELGPALRRSVGFQVRLESKPPARGGALLFCTVGILLRKLQSNPSLEGVSHVIVDEVHERDVNTDFLLILLKGLRRLNPGLRLVLMSATGDNERFSRYFGGCPVVKVPGFMFPVQEHYLEDILARLGKQPPPHRRHHESEDECALDLDLVTDLVLHIDARGEPGGILCFLPGWQEIKGVQQRLQEALGLHESKYLILPVHSNIPMMDQKAIFQQPPAGVRKIVLATNIAETSITINDIVHVVDSGLHKEERYDLKTKVSCLETVWVSRANVIQRRGRAGRCQSGFAYHLFPRSRLEKMVPFQVPEILRTPLENLVLQAKIHMPEKTAVEFLSKAVDSPNIKAVDEAVILLQEIGVLDQREYLTTLGQRLAHISTDPRLAKAIVLAAIFRCLHPLLVVVSCLTRDPFSSSLQNRAEVDKVKALLSHDSGSDHLAFVRAVAGWEEVLRWQDRSSRENYLEENLLYAPSLRFIHGLIKQFSENIYEAFLVGKPSDCTLASAQCNEYSEEEELVKGVLMAGLYPNLIQVRQGKVTRQGKFKPNSVTYRTKSGNILLHKSTINREATRLRSRWLTYFMAVKSNGSVFVRDSSQVHPLAVLLLTDGDVHIRDDGRRATISLSDSDLLRLEGDSRTVRLLRDLRRALGRMVERSLRSELAALPLEVQQEHGQLLALLVELLRGPCGSFDVRKAADD, encoded by the exons ATGGCAG CTTCCAGGGACCTGTTGAAAGAGTTCCCGCAGCCCAAGAACCTCCTCAACAGCGTGATCGGAAGAGCCCTGGGCATCTCCCACGCGAAAGACAAGCTCGTCTACGTGCACACGAACGGGCCCAAGAAAAAG aaAGTCACCCTCCACATCAAGTGGCCCAAGAGCGTGGAGGTGGAAGGCTATGGCAGCAAGAAGATCGACGCCGAGCGGCAggctgccgccgccgcctgccAGCTGTTCAAG ggctggggcctgcTGGGCCCCCGGAACGAGCTGTTTGATGCCGCCAAGTACCGTGTGCTGGCCGACCGCTTCGGCTCCCCGGCCGACAGCTGGTGGCGCCCAGAGCCCGCCGTGCCGCCCACTTCCTGGCGGCAGCTGAATCCCGAGAGCATCCGGCCAGGGGGGCCTGGCGGCCTGTCCCGCTCCTTGGGccgagaggaagaggaggaggaggaggaagagctagAAGAGGGGACCATCGACGTCACTGACTTTCTGTCCCTGACCCAGCAGGACACCCCACTCAG GGGGGGTTCCCTTGAAATGACAGACGATGACAGTGCTATCAGGGCTCTGACCCAGTTTCCGCTTCCCAAGAACCTTCTGGCCAAGGTGATCCAGATCGCGACCTCGTCCTCCACGGCTAAG AACCTCATGCAGTTTCACACCGTGGGCACCAAGACCAAGCTGGCCACCCTCACgctgctctggccctgccccATGACCTTCGTGGCCAAAGGCCGCCGCAAGGCGGAGGCTGAGAACAAGGCGGCGGCCTTGGCCTGCAAGAAGCTGAAG AGCCTGGGCCTGGTGGACCGGAACAACGAGCCCCTCACCCACGCCATGTACAACCTGGCCTCCTTGCGTGAGTTGGGCGAGACCCAGCGCCGGCCGTGTACCATCCAGGTGCCTGAGCCCATTCTCCGCAAGATCGAGGCCTTTCTGAACCAG TGCCCTGTGGACCACGCGTGGGTCTCCCCGGAGCTGCGGCTGCAGAGCGATGACATCCTGCCCTTGGGCAAGGACGCGGGGCCCCTGAGTGACCCCATCACCGGCAAGCCCTACCTGCCCCTGTCCGAGGCGGAGGAGGCGCGGCTGAGCCAGAGCCTGCTGGAGCTGTGGCGGCGGCGAGGGCCCGTCTGGCAGGAGGCCCCGCAGCTGCCCGTGGACCCGCATCGGGACACCATCCTCGGCGCCATCGAGCAGCACCCGGTGGTCGTCATCTCGGGGGACACGGGCTGCGGGAAGACCACGCGCATCCCCCAGCTGCTGCTGGAGCGCTACGTGACGGAGGGCCGCGGCGCCCGCTGCAACGTCATCGTCACCCAGCCGCGCCGCATCTCGGCCGTGTCGGTGGCGCAGCGCGTCGGCCACGAGCTGGGCCCCGCCCTGCGCCGGAGCGTGGGCTTCCAGGTGCGGCTGGAGAGCAAGCcgccggcgcggggcggggccctGCTCTTCTGCACCGTGGGCATCCTGCTGCGCAAGCTGCAGAGCAACCCCAGCCTGGAGGGCGTGAGCCACGTCATCGTGGACGAGGTGCACGAGCGAGACGTGAACACGGACTTCCTGCTGATCCTGCTCAAGGGCCTGCGGCGCCTCAACCCGGGGCTGCGGCTGGTGCTCATGAGCGCCACCGGCGACAACGAGCGCTTCTCCCGCTACTTCGGGGGCTGCCCCGTCGTCAAGGTGCCCGGCTTCATGTTCCCCGTCCAGGAGCACTACCTGGAGGACATCCTGGCCCGGCTGGGGAAGCAGCCGCCCCCGCACCGGCGGCACCACGAG tcTGAGGATGAATGTGCGCTCGACTTGGACCTCGTGACCGACCTGGTTCTGCACATCGATGCCCGTGGGGAGCCAG GTGGGATCCTCTGCTTCCTGCCGGGCTGGCAGGAGATCAAAGGGGTGCAGCAGCGCCTGCAGGAGGCCCTGGGCCTGCACGAGAGCAAGTACCTCATCCTGCCAG TGCACTCCAACATCCCCATGATGGACCAGAAGGCCATCTTCCAGCAGCCGCCCGCCGGGGTGCGCAAGATCGTCCTGGCCACCAACATCGCCGAGACCTCCATCACCATCAACGACATTGTGCACGTGGTGGACAGCGGTCTGCACAAGGAGGAGCGCTACGACCTGAAGACCAAG gtgtccTGCCTGGAGACGGTGTGGGTGTCACGAGCCAATGTGATCCAGCgccggggccgggccggccgCTGCCAGTCCGGCTTCGCTTACCACCTGTTCCCGCGGAGCCGGCTGGAGAAGATGGTCCCGTTCCAAGTGCCGGAGATCCTGCGCACGCCCCTCGAGAACCTGGTGCTGCAGGCCAAGATCCACATGCCCGAGAAGACG GCGGTGGAGTTCCTCTCCAAGGCCGTGGACAGCCCCAACATCAAGGCGGTGGACGAGGCTGTGATCTTGCTCCAGGAGATCG GGGTGCTGGACCAGCGGGAGTACCTGACCACCCTGGGGCAGCGCCTGGCCCACATCTCCACGGACCCCCGGCTGGCCAAGGCCATCGTGCTGGCCGCCATCTTCCGGTGCCTGCACCCGCTGCTCGTGGTGGTTTCCTGCCTCACCCGGGACCCCTTCAGCAGCAGCCTGCAGAACCGCGCCGAGGTGGACAAG gtgaAGGCCCTGCTGAGCCACGACAGCGGCAGCGACCACCTGGCCTTCGTGCGGGCGGTGGCCGGCTGGGAGGAGGTGTTGCGCTGGCAGGACCGCAGCTCCCGCGAGAACTACCTGGAGGAGAACCTGCTCTACGCGCCCAGCCTGCGCTTCATCCACG GACTCATCAAGCAGTTCTCCGAGAACATTTACGAGGCTTTCCTGGTGGGGAAACCCTCGGACTGCACCCTGGCCTCCGCCCAGTGCAACGAGTAcagcgaggaggaggagctggtgaAGGGCGTGCTGATGGCGGGCCTCTACCCCAACCTCATCCAG GTGCGGCAGGGCAAGGTGACCCGGCAGGGCAAGTTCAAGCCCAACAGTGTCACGTACAGGACCAAATCCGGCAACATCTTGCTGCACAAGTCGACCATCAACAG GGAGGCCACGCGGCTGCGGAGCCGATGGCTGACGTACTTCATGGCCGTCAAGTCCAACGGCAGCGTCTTTGTCCGGGACTCGTCCCAGGTGCACCCCCTCGCCGTGCTGCTCCTGACCGACGGGGACGTCCACATCCGCG ATGACGGGCGCCGGGCCACCATCTCGCTCAGCGACAGCGACCTGCTGAGGCTGGAGGGCGACTCGCGCACGGTGCGGCTGCTGCGGGACCTGCGCCGGGCCCTGGGCCGCATGGTGGAGCGGAGCCTGCGCAGCGAGCTGGCCGCGCTGCCCCTCGAGGTGCAGCAGGAGCAcgggcagctgctggccctgctggTGGAGCTGCTGCGGGGGCCCTGCGGCAGCTTCGACGTGCGCAAGGCGGCCGACGACTGA